From Syngnathus scovelli strain Florida chromosome 14, RoL_Ssco_1.2, whole genome shotgun sequence, one genomic window encodes:
- the zbtb8os gene encoding protein archease isoform X1 — MDDRSLDLTDAQKETKSKYPSITKKYEYLDHTADVQIHSWGDTLEEAFEQCAMGMFGYMTDTETVEPIDTVEVESEGEDFESLLFHFLDDWLYKFSAEMFFIPREVKVLSIDRMHFRIRSIGWGEEFSLSKHPQGTEVKAITYSAMQIHDKEKPEIFAIIDI; from the exons ATGGACGATCGCTCGTTAGATCTGACAGATGCGCAGAAAGAAACTAAATCCAAGTATCCttcaattacaaaaaaatatgaat ATTTGGATCATACAGCCGATGTACA AATTCATTCCTGGGGAGACACTCTGGAGGAAGCCTTTGAACAATGTGCCATGGGCATGTTTGGCTACATGACGGACACTGAAACAGTGGAACCCATCGATACTGTAGAAGTGGAGTCAGAAG GGGAAGACTTTGAATCTCTACTCTTCCACTTCCTAGATGACTGGCTGTACAAGTTTAGTGCAGAAATGTTCTTTATTCCTCGG GAGGTCAAAGTTTTGTCTATTGACAGAATGCATTTTAGGATTCGCTCCATCGG GTGGGGTGAAGAATTCTCACTGTCGAAGCATCCGCAG GGTACGGAGGTGAAAGCCATCACATACTCTGCAATGCAAATCCACGATAAAGAAAAACCAGagatatttgcaattattgataTCTGA
- the zbtb8os gene encoding protein archease isoform X2, whose product MDDRSLDLTDAQKETKSKYPSITKKYEYLDHTADVQIHSWGDTLEEAFEQCAMGMFGYMTDTETVEPIDTVEVESEDDWLYKFSAEMFFIPREVKVLSIDRMHFRIRSIGWGEEFSLSKHPQGTEVKAITYSAMQIHDKEKPEIFAIIDI is encoded by the exons ATGGACGATCGCTCGTTAGATCTGACAGATGCGCAGAAAGAAACTAAATCCAAGTATCCttcaattacaaaaaaatatgaat ATTTGGATCATACAGCCGATGTACA AATTCATTCCTGGGGAGACACTCTGGAGGAAGCCTTTGAACAATGTGCCATGGGCATGTTTGGCTACATGACGGACACTGAAACAGTGGAACCCATCGATACTGTAGAAGTGGAGTCAGAAG ATGACTGGCTGTACAAGTTTAGTGCAGAAATGTTCTTTATTCCTCGG GAGGTCAAAGTTTTGTCTATTGACAGAATGCATTTTAGGATTCGCTCCATCGG GTGGGGTGAAGAATTCTCACTGTCGAAGCATCCGCAG GGTACGGAGGTGAAAGCCATCACATACTCTGCAATGCAAATCCACGATAAAGAAAAACCAGagatatttgcaattattgataTCTGA
- the khdrbs1a gene encoding KH domain-containing, RNA-binding, signal transduction-associated protein 1a: MEDTKYLPELLAEKDSLDSSFTHAMKLISAEIDRIQKGEPKKEQDKEKYLDLFATKTLQLKERVLIPSKQYPRVNFVGKLLGPQGSTIKRLQEETGAKISVLGKGSMRDKTKEEALRNGGEAKYAHLALELHVFIEVMAPIPDAYLRMAHAMDEVKKFLIPEPGEYDPYMDPHFLNGSHDGSARGRGGPMGRGRGVPPGPGPRGRGLPRGGPRGAMRGGGPRGGVSRGNSRGGPAGRGGPTTPTRGGSSSRSRPPATGAPRMLPAAALSHQQVPPSGSQAKPESYEDYPAYEDSYAEPAYEGYENYYSQQPLPTDTEYYDYGHGEPQEAAYEQYSQEDWEGTWAASAAGGKAAPARQAKGAYREHPYGRF, translated from the exons atggaagacACAAAATACCTACCGGAGCTCCTGGCCGAGAAGGACAGCTTGGATTCATCTTTCACCCACGCCATGAAGCTTATTTCTGCTG AGATTGACAGGATCCAAAAAGGTGAACCTAAGAAAGAACAAGACAAAGAGAAATACCTGGATCTCTTTGCTACAAAAACTCTGCAGCTCAAAGAGCGTGTACTTATACCATCCAAGCAGTATCCTAGG GTCAACTTTGTCGGCAAGCTATTGGGGCCACAGGGTAGTACCATCAAGAGGCTACAAGAGGAAACTGGTGCAAAAATTTCTGTTTTGGGAAAAGGTTCCATGAGGGATAAGACTAAG GAGGAAGCGCTACGTAATGGCGGTGAAGCAAAGTATGCTCACCTTGCATTGGAGTTGCACGTTTTCATTGAAGTGATGGCACCCATCCCAGACGCCTACCTTCGCATGGCTCATGCGATGGATGAGGTCAAAAAGTTCCTGATCCCA gaaCCTGGTGAGTATGACCCATATATGGACCCCCATTTCCTGAATGGCTCTCACGACGGTTCAGCCAGGGGCCGTGGCGGGCCTATGGGAAGAGGCCGAGGTGTACCACCAGGCCCCGGGCCGAG AGGGCGTGGACTTCCCCGCGGTGGTCCTCGTGGGGCCATGCGCGGTGGCGGCCCACGTGGAGGAGTGAGCCGGGGCAATTCTCGAGGCGGGCCAGCCGGTAGAGGTGGACCCACGACTCCTACTCGAGGAGGTTCCTCCTCACGGTCCAGACCCCCTGCTACCGGGGCACCGAGGATGCTCCCCGCCGCTGCCCTTTCACACCAGCAAGTCCCCCCGTCGGGCTCCCAAGCCAAACCTGAGTCCTATGAAGACTAT CCTGCTTATGAGGATTCATATGCAGAGCCAGCCTATGAGGGATATGAAAATTATTATAGCCAACAACCTTTACCCAC GGATACTGAGTATTATGACTACGGTCATGGAGAGCCCCAGGAAGCTGCCTATGAGCAATATT CTCAGGAGGACTGGGAGGGCACATGGGCCGCCTCTGCAGCCGGAGGCAAGGCTGCTCCGGCGAGGCAGGCAAAAGGAGCCTATCGAGAGCATCCCTACGGAAGATTCTGA